From Mus musculus strain C57BL/6J chromosome 8, GRCm38.p6 C57BL/6J, a single genomic window includes:
- the Retn gene encoding resistin precursor, with amino-acid sequence MKNLSFPLLFLFFLVPELLGSSMPLCPIDEAIDKKIKQDFNSLFPNAIKNIGLNCWTVSSRGKLASCPEGTAVLSCSCGSACGSWDIREEKVCHCQCARIDWTAARCCKLQVAS; translated from the exons ATGAAGAACCTTTCatttcccctccttttccttttcttccttgtcCCTGAACTGCTGGGCTCCAGCATGCCACTGTGTCCCATCGATGAAGCCATCGACAAGAAGATCAAACAAGACTTCAACTCCCTGT TTCCAAATGCAATAAAGAACATTGGCTTAAATTGCTGGACAGTCTCCTCCAGAGGGAAGTTGGCCTCCTGCCCAGAAG GCACAGCAGTCTTGAGCTGCTCCTGTGGCTCTGCCTGTGGCTCGTGGGACATTCGTGAAGAAAAAGTGTGTCACTGCCAGTGTGCAAGGATAGACTGGACAGCAGCCCGCTGCTGTAAGCTGCAGGTCGCTTCCTGA